In Fundulus heteroclitus isolate FHET01 chromosome 18, MU-UCD_Fhet_4.1, whole genome shotgun sequence, a single genomic region encodes these proteins:
- the LOC105917849 gene encoding alpha-2-macroglobulin-like protein 1 isoform X1, producing the protein MDLAPVAQVIVYSVMPNGEMVADSQDFPVQLCLNNKVSLKFSSVQKLPAEEVTLTLKANPKSLCSVRAIDQSVLLLKPEQELTIDYVFNQLPVQKLSGYDYEVEDFESHRCFPGPIPRPIPMLPLEPVPEPDPEPEVTPTPPIHVDVGVRSKRSLFRPFYQMIDVYSIFKDIGVKIVTNSDVKKPYDCFLFKFNGIGEPVAFNLEVARGGEARGPEEQKEETVRTEFPETWIWDLITVGDGGSARMEKTVPDTITKWATSAFCVSPTGFGVSPNTGLTVFQPFFVSLTLPYSVIRGEVFTLKATVFNYLTRCIMVKVTLAASDQYTFRDCEGCQYSTCLCGEETKTFSWIVTPSALGDVSLKVSAEALSTRALCGNEVATVPDVGRIDTVIQTLLVEAEGTPQMESHNALLCPANSPVEKKVSLLLPAAFVAGSARASVSVLGDLMGRSLQNLDKLLAMPYGCGEQNMLLFAPNIFILDYLKSSGQLTEAILAKAKRFLEGGYQRELNYKHDDGSYSAFGNSDPSGNTWLTAFVMKSFSGARIYIYVDPQHIKDARTWLSGLQKSDGCFTSVGKLFHNSMKGGVSDDVSLTAYIVAAMLESDGVTSDPVVQRALGCLKRALARDFDNQYTKALMLYTFSLAGDQETRSKIMTVLDQKAEKNGGTIHWARAGSSDSGLDSVEVEMTSYVLLALLVSPPLEGFSLDYTSGIVRWLAQKQNPYGGFSSTQDTVVALQALAKYADATYSPQGTTTVTVTSLGGLKKEFTVTQSNRLLYQEERLSEVPGEYTIRAEGQSCVLAQISMHYNIPPPDDFSAFTLTKSIEARCKLSRPRLQLAVHVRYVGRRAETNMAIINIKLLSGYVLDQSSLQQLQDDRSLKRVEVDDGYINIYVDGLKKDEVQTYRVTLEEDQRVRNLKPAVIKVYDYYQPIDQAATDYTSPCAESDNDNKV; encoded by the exons ATGGACCTCGCACCGGTTGCCCAGGTGATTGTTTACTCCGTGATGCCCAATGGGGAGATGGTCGCAGACAGCCAGGACTTCCCCGTTCAGCTCTGCCTCAACAATAAG GTGTCCCTGAAGTTCTCGTCTGTTCAGAAGCTTCCAGCGGAGGAGGTGACACTGACACTGAAGGCCAACCCCAAATCACTGTGCTCTGTCAGAGCCATCGACCAGAGTGTCCTTCTGCTGAAACCAGAACAGGAGCTCACCATTGACTAT GTGTTCAACCAGCTGCCTGTACAGAAGCTGTCGGGGTATGATTACGAGGTGGAGGACTTTGAGTCGCATCGTTGCTTCCCCGGGCCAATCCCCAGGCCAATCCCTATGCTTCCGCTTGAGCCTGTGCCTGAACCGGATCCTGAACCTGAAGTCACCCCGACACCTCCCATCCATGTTGACGTCGGCGTTCGATCAAAGCGCTCGCTTTTCCGTCCGTTCTATCAGATGATAGATGTTTACAGCATTTTTAAA GACATTGGAGTCAAAATTGTGACAAACTCAGATGTGAAAAAGCCCTACGACTGCTTCCTGTTTAAGTTTAATG GCATTGGTGAACCTGTTGCCTTTAACTTGGAAGTGGCTAGAGGTGGAGAAGCTAGAGGTCCAGAGGAGCAGAAAGAAGAGACAGTCAGAACAGAGTTTCCTGAGACCTGGATCTGGGACCTTATTACTGTGGG AGACGGTGGCTCAGCGAGGATGGAGAAGACGGTCCCCGACACCATCACCAAGTGGGCCACCAGCGCGTTCTGCGTGTCCCCCACTGGCTTTGGCGTGTCACCCAACACCGGGCTCACCGTCTTCCAGCCGTTCTTCGTCAGCCTCACCCTGCCTTACTCTGTCATCAGAGGGGAGGTGTTCACACTGAAGGCCACCGTCTTCAATTACCTCACCCGTTGCATAATG GTCAAAGTAACTCTGGCTGCCTCTGACCAGTACACCTTCAGGGACTGTGAAGGCTGCCAGTACAGCACCTGTCTGTGTGGAGAGGAGACCAAGACCTTCTCCTGGATTGTGACTCCGTCTGCTTTAG GCGACGTGAGCCTGAAGGTCAGCGCCGAGGCCCTGAGCACCCGCGCTCTGTGCGGCAACGAGGTGGCCACGGTGCCGGACGTGGGCCGGATCGACACGGTGATCCAAACGCTGCTGGTGGAG GCTGAAGGAACCCCTCAGATGGAGAGCCACAACGCTCTGCTGTGTCCTGCAA ATAGTCCAGTGGAGAAGAAGGTCTCCCTCCTGCTGCCTGCAGCGTTTGTGGCCGGATCAGCCAGAGCGTCCGTCTCTGTCCTGG GTGACCTGATGGGCCGGTCCCTGCAGAATCTGGACAAGCTGCTGGCCATGCCGTACGGCTGTGGGGAGCAAAACATGTTGCTGTTCGCACCAAACATCTTCATCCTGGACTACCTGAAAAGCTCTGGTCAGCTGACTGAGGCCATCCTGGCCAAGGCCAAGCGCTTCCTGGAGGGTG GGTATCAGAGGGAGCTCAACTACAAGCATGACGACGGCTCCTACAGCGCCTTCGGGAACAGCGACCCCTCTGGCAACACCTG GCTCACTGCGTTTGTGATGAAGTCCTTCAGCGGAGCCAGAATTTACATCTATGTGGACCCACAGCACATTAAGGACGCCAGGACCTGGCTGTCCGGACTGCAAAAGAGCGACGGCTGTTTTACCTCTGTTGGCAAGCTCTTCCACAACAGCATGAAG GGGGGGGTGAGCGACGACGTGTCGCTGACGGCTTACATCGTTGCTGCTATGCTGGAGTCGGATGGAGTGACCTCG GACCCCGTGGTGCAGAGGGCCCTGGGTTGTCTGAAGCGTGCTCTGGCCAGAGACTTCGACAACCAGTATACCAAAGCCTTGATGTTGTACACCTTCAGTCTGGCTGGAGATCAGGAGACAAGGAGCAAAATAATGACCGTTCTGGACCAGAAGGCAGAGAAGAACG GAGGCaccattcactgggcgagagcgGGTTCTTCTGACAGTGGTCTGGATTCCGTAGAAGTGGAGATGACCTCCTACGTGCTGCTGGCCCTGCTCGTCTCTCCTCCCCTAGAGGGCTTCAGCTTGGATTACACTTCAGGCATTGTCCGCTGGCTCGCTCAAAAGCAGAACCCATACGGCGGCTTCTCCTCTACACAG GACACAGTGGTGGCCCTCCAGGCCCTGGCCAAGTATGCCGACGCCACCTACAGCCCACAGGGAACAACTACGGTCACGGTGACGTCTCTGGGAGGCCTGAAGAAGGAGTTCACGGTGACGCAGAGCAACAGGCTGCTGTACCAGGAAGAGAGGCTGAGCGAGGTCCCTGGAGAGTACACCATCAGAGCCGAGGGGCAGAGCTGCGTTCTGGCTCAG ATTTCCATGCACTACAACATCCCCCCTCCTGATGACTTCTCTGCCTTCACCCTCACTAAGAGCATCGAAGCCAGATGCAAACTCAGCCGGCCACGTCTCCAGCTCGCGGTTCACGTCAG GTACGTGGGCAGGAGAGCGGAGACCAACATGGCCATCATCAACATTAAACTGCTGTCTGGATACGTCCTGGATCAGAGCTCCCTGCAGCAG CTGCAGGACGACCGCTCATTGAAGCGTGTGGAAGTAGATGACGGCTATATCAACATCTACGTGGATGGG CTGAAAAAGGATGAGGTACAGACCTACagggtgactctggaggaggaCCAGCGTGTCAGGAACCTCAAACCAGCTGTGATTAAAGTCTACGACTACTACCAGCCGA TTGACCAGGCTGCCACGGACTACACATCCCCCTGTGCAGAGA GTGACAATGACAACAAGGTGTAA
- the LOC105917849 gene encoding alpha-2-macroglobulin-like protein 1 isoform X2, whose product MDLAPVAQVIVYSVMPNGEMVADSQDFPVQLCLNNKVSLKFSSVQKLPAEEVTLTLKANPKSLCSVRAIDQSVLLLKPEQELTIDYVFNQLPVQKLSGYDYEVEDFESHRCFPGPIPRPIPMLPLEPVPEPDPEPEVTPTPPIHVDVGVRSKRSLFRPFYQMIDVYSIFKDIGVKIVTNSDVKKPYDCFLFKFNEAPPMVDEVDLAAAPVSAPAEMPKETIRKNFIETWIWDLVSVGDGGSARMEKTVPDTITKWATSAFCVSPTGFGVSPNTGLTVFQPFFVSLTLPYSVIRGEVFTLKATVFNYLTRCIMVKVTLAASDQYTFRDCEGCQYSTCLCGEETKTFSWIVTPSALGDVSLKVSAEALSTRALCGNEVATVPDVGRIDTVIQTLLVEAEGTPQMESHNALLCPANSPVEKKVSLLLPAAFVAGSARASVSVLGDLMGRSLQNLDKLLAMPYGCGEQNMLLFAPNIFILDYLKSSGQLTEAILAKAKRFLEGGYQRELNYKHDDGSYSAFGNSDPSGNTWLTAFVMKSFSGARIYIYVDPQHIKDARTWLSGLQKSDGCFTSVGKLFHNSMKGGVSDDVSLTAYIVAAMLESDGVTSDPVVQRALGCLKRALARDFDNQYTKALMLYTFSLAGDQETRSKIMTVLDQKAEKNGGTIHWARAGSSDSGLDSVEVEMTSYVLLALLVSPPLEGFSLDYTSGIVRWLAQKQNPYGGFSSTQDTVVALQALAKYADATYSPQGTTTVTVTSLGGLKKEFTVTQSNRLLYQEERLSEVPGEYTIRAEGQSCVLAQISMHYNIPPPDDFSAFTLTKSIEARCKLSRPRLQLAVHVRYVGRRAETNMAIINIKLLSGYVLDQSSLQQLQDDRSLKRVEVDDGYINIYVDGLKKDEVQTYRVTLEEDQRVRNLKPAVIKVYDYYQPIDQAATDYTSPCAESDNDNKV is encoded by the exons ATGGACCTCGCACCGGTTGCCCAGGTGATTGTTTACTCCGTGATGCCCAATGGGGAGATGGTCGCAGACAGCCAGGACTTCCCCGTTCAGCTCTGCCTCAACAATAAG GTGTCCCTGAAGTTCTCGTCTGTTCAGAAGCTTCCAGCGGAGGAGGTGACACTGACACTGAAGGCCAACCCCAAATCACTGTGCTCTGTCAGAGCCATCGACCAGAGTGTCCTTCTGCTGAAACCAGAACAGGAGCTCACCATTGACTAT GTGTTCAACCAGCTGCCTGTACAGAAGCTGTCGGGGTATGATTACGAGGTGGAGGACTTTGAGTCGCATCGTTGCTTCCCCGGGCCAATCCCCAGGCCAATCCCTATGCTTCCGCTTGAGCCTGTGCCTGAACCGGATCCTGAACCTGAAGTCACCCCGACACCTCCCATCCATGTTGACGTCGGCGTTCGATCAAAGCGCTCGCTTTTCCGTCCGTTCTATCAGATGATAGATGTTTACAGCATTTTTAAA GACATTGGAGTCAAAATTGTGACAAACTCAGATGTGAAAAAGCCCTACGACTGCTTCCTGTTTAAGTTTAATG AGGCTCCTCCCATGGTAGATGAAGTAGATTTGGCAGCCGCTCCAGTGTCCGCTCCAGCTGAAATGCCTAAAGAGACAATTAGAAAAAACTTCATTGAGACCTGGATCTGGGATCTAGTCTCTGTTGG AGACGGTGGCTCAGCGAGGATGGAGAAGACGGTCCCCGACACCATCACCAAGTGGGCCACCAGCGCGTTCTGCGTGTCCCCCACTGGCTTTGGCGTGTCACCCAACACCGGGCTCACCGTCTTCCAGCCGTTCTTCGTCAGCCTCACCCTGCCTTACTCTGTCATCAGAGGGGAGGTGTTCACACTGAAGGCCACCGTCTTCAATTACCTCACCCGTTGCATAATG GTCAAAGTAACTCTGGCTGCCTCTGACCAGTACACCTTCAGGGACTGTGAAGGCTGCCAGTACAGCACCTGTCTGTGTGGAGAGGAGACCAAGACCTTCTCCTGGATTGTGACTCCGTCTGCTTTAG GCGACGTGAGCCTGAAGGTCAGCGCCGAGGCCCTGAGCACCCGCGCTCTGTGCGGCAACGAGGTGGCCACGGTGCCGGACGTGGGCCGGATCGACACGGTGATCCAAACGCTGCTGGTGGAG GCTGAAGGAACCCCTCAGATGGAGAGCCACAACGCTCTGCTGTGTCCTGCAA ATAGTCCAGTGGAGAAGAAGGTCTCCCTCCTGCTGCCTGCAGCGTTTGTGGCCGGATCAGCCAGAGCGTCCGTCTCTGTCCTGG GTGACCTGATGGGCCGGTCCCTGCAGAATCTGGACAAGCTGCTGGCCATGCCGTACGGCTGTGGGGAGCAAAACATGTTGCTGTTCGCACCAAACATCTTCATCCTGGACTACCTGAAAAGCTCTGGTCAGCTGACTGAGGCCATCCTGGCCAAGGCCAAGCGCTTCCTGGAGGGTG GGTATCAGAGGGAGCTCAACTACAAGCATGACGACGGCTCCTACAGCGCCTTCGGGAACAGCGACCCCTCTGGCAACACCTG GCTCACTGCGTTTGTGATGAAGTCCTTCAGCGGAGCCAGAATTTACATCTATGTGGACCCACAGCACATTAAGGACGCCAGGACCTGGCTGTCCGGACTGCAAAAGAGCGACGGCTGTTTTACCTCTGTTGGCAAGCTCTTCCACAACAGCATGAAG GGGGGGGTGAGCGACGACGTGTCGCTGACGGCTTACATCGTTGCTGCTATGCTGGAGTCGGATGGAGTGACCTCG GACCCCGTGGTGCAGAGGGCCCTGGGTTGTCTGAAGCGTGCTCTGGCCAGAGACTTCGACAACCAGTATACCAAAGCCTTGATGTTGTACACCTTCAGTCTGGCTGGAGATCAGGAGACAAGGAGCAAAATAATGACCGTTCTGGACCAGAAGGCAGAGAAGAACG GAGGCaccattcactgggcgagagcgGGTTCTTCTGACAGTGGTCTGGATTCCGTAGAAGTGGAGATGACCTCCTACGTGCTGCTGGCCCTGCTCGTCTCTCCTCCCCTAGAGGGCTTCAGCTTGGATTACACTTCAGGCATTGTCCGCTGGCTCGCTCAAAAGCAGAACCCATACGGCGGCTTCTCCTCTACACAG GACACAGTGGTGGCCCTCCAGGCCCTGGCCAAGTATGCCGACGCCACCTACAGCCCACAGGGAACAACTACGGTCACGGTGACGTCTCTGGGAGGCCTGAAGAAGGAGTTCACGGTGACGCAGAGCAACAGGCTGCTGTACCAGGAAGAGAGGCTGAGCGAGGTCCCTGGAGAGTACACCATCAGAGCCGAGGGGCAGAGCTGCGTTCTGGCTCAG ATTTCCATGCACTACAACATCCCCCCTCCTGATGACTTCTCTGCCTTCACCCTCACTAAGAGCATCGAAGCCAGATGCAAACTCAGCCGGCCACGTCTCCAGCTCGCGGTTCACGTCAG GTACGTGGGCAGGAGAGCGGAGACCAACATGGCCATCATCAACATTAAACTGCTGTCTGGATACGTCCTGGATCAGAGCTCCCTGCAGCAG CTGCAGGACGACCGCTCATTGAAGCGTGTGGAAGTAGATGACGGCTATATCAACATCTACGTGGATGGG CTGAAAAAGGATGAGGTACAGACCTACagggtgactctggaggaggaCCAGCGTGTCAGGAACCTCAAACCAGCTGTGATTAAAGTCTACGACTACTACCAGCCGA TTGACCAGGCTGCCACGGACTACACATCCCCCTGTGCAGAGA GTGACAATGACAACAAGGTGTAA